Proteins encoded by one window of Kribbella italica:
- a CDS encoding cystathionine gamma-synthase, which produces MEINDQYGFETLAIHAGNEPDPTTGSVVPPIYATSTYKQDGVGGLRNGYEYSRSANPTRTALEECLAAIEGGKRGFAFASGLAAEDTLIRSLCVPGDHVVFPDDAYGGTFRLFSKVLGAWGVEMTPAAVTHPEAIRAAIRPGKTKVVWLETPTNPLLNVADIAIVAQIAHDAGALLVVDNTFASPYLQQPLELGADVVVHSTTKYMGGHSDVVGGALIVRDQELAEKIAFHQNAIGAVAGPFDAWLVLRGIKTLGVRMDRHSDNAEKVVDFLQRHSAVTSVLYPGVEGHPGHETAAKQMKRYGGIVSFRVSGGEQHALDICNKAEVFTLGESLGGVESLIEHPGKMTHASVAGTPLEVPADLIRLSVGIETIDDLLQDLDRSLA; this is translated from the coding sequence GTGGAGATCAACGACCAGTACGGCTTCGAGACCCTCGCGATCCATGCCGGCAACGAGCCTGACCCGACCACCGGTTCGGTGGTGCCGCCGATCTATGCGACGAGCACCTACAAGCAGGACGGCGTCGGCGGGCTGCGCAACGGCTACGAGTACTCCCGGTCGGCCAATCCGACCCGGACCGCGCTCGAGGAGTGTCTGGCCGCGATCGAGGGCGGCAAGCGCGGGTTCGCGTTCGCCAGCGGCCTGGCCGCCGAAGACACGCTGATCCGGTCGCTGTGCGTCCCCGGCGACCACGTGGTCTTCCCCGACGACGCGTACGGCGGCACGTTCCGGCTGTTCTCCAAGGTGCTGGGCGCCTGGGGCGTCGAGATGACGCCGGCCGCGGTCACCCACCCGGAGGCGATCCGCGCCGCGATCCGCCCGGGCAAGACGAAGGTCGTCTGGCTCGAGACCCCCACGAACCCGCTGCTGAACGTCGCGGACATCGCGATCGTCGCGCAGATCGCGCACGACGCCGGCGCGCTGCTGGTCGTCGACAACACCTTCGCCTCGCCGTACCTGCAGCAGCCGCTGGAGCTGGGCGCGGATGTGGTCGTGCACTCGACCACGAAGTACATGGGCGGGCACTCCGACGTGGTCGGCGGTGCGCTGATCGTCCGCGACCAGGAGCTGGCCGAGAAGATCGCCTTCCACCAGAACGCGATCGGTGCCGTCGCCGGACCGTTCGACGCCTGGCTGGTGCTGCGCGGCATCAAGACGCTGGGCGTCCGGATGGACCGGCACAGCGACAACGCCGAGAAGGTCGTCGACTTCCTGCAACGGCACTCCGCGGTGACGTCGGTGCTCTACCCCGGTGTCGAGGGACATCCCGGTCACGAGACCGCCGCCAAGCAGATGAAGCGGTACGGCGGGATCGTGTCGTTCCGGGTCAGCGGCGGCGAGCAGCACGCGCTCGACATCTGCAACAAGGCCGAGGTCTTCACGCTGGGCGAGTCGCTCGGTGGTGTCGAGTCGCTGATCGAGCACCCGGGCAAGATGACGCACGCATCGGTCGCCGGCACCCCGCTGGAGGTCCCGGCCGACTTGATCCGCCTCAGCGTCGGCATCGAGACGATCGACGACCTGCTCCAGGACCTCGACCGCTCCCTGGCGTGA
- a CDS encoding TetR/AcrR family transcriptional regulator, giving the protein MQHETRARDTKGEIHRAALELFSGQGYEKTSLREIAEQVGITKASLYYHYSSKQDLLKAIIGTFFDDINEVLLRIETVEWSRETEQELLSEYLDVVIKHRGTGPTVLRDVAAILAAFGDDLDDLIGRSRAFQLWLAGPAPSARDRVVAAAAVEVVGAVLSSGLEPAQLGDAELRQTLLEAATAVLSGRRNVSF; this is encoded by the coding sequence ATGCAGCACGAGACCAGGGCCCGCGACACCAAGGGCGAGATCCACCGGGCGGCGCTCGAGCTGTTCAGCGGGCAGGGGTACGAGAAGACCAGCCTGCGGGAGATCGCCGAGCAGGTCGGGATCACCAAGGCGTCGCTGTACTACCACTACTCGTCGAAGCAGGACCTGCTGAAGGCGATCATCGGGACGTTCTTCGACGACATCAACGAGGTCCTGCTGCGGATCGAGACCGTCGAGTGGTCGCGCGAGACCGAGCAGGAGCTGCTCAGCGAGTACCTGGACGTGGTGATCAAGCACCGCGGGACCGGGCCGACCGTCCTGCGCGACGTCGCGGCGATCCTCGCGGCCTTCGGCGACGACCTCGACGACCTGATCGGGCGCAGCCGCGCCTTCCAGCTGTGGCTGGCCGGGCCTGCGCCGTCTGCTCGCGACCGCGTGGTCGCGGCTGCTGCTGTGGAGGTGGTTGGCGCGGTGCTGTCGTCGGGTCTGGAGCCGGCGCAGCTTGGTGACGCCGAGCTCCGGCAGACGCTCCTGGAAGCAGCCACCGCGGTGCTGTCGGGGCGGCGGAACGTGTCTTTCTGA
- a CDS encoding MMPL family transporter — translation MFNRLGRFVVHHPWKVIAAWVIAAVAVLAFAPTLADVTSKDQASFLPDSYESVQAQKLASDAFGQTNDATASIVVKRTAGGELSAADQAEVTGLAKAITDAKIDRVTAAVSGPQALSPNKQVQLVSVGLKGLADDQAVLDAVQKVRDLAGPALADSGLQYGVTGDAALYLDNQDAFENAFVVVGVATLVLIVGLLLFIYRSPVAALLPILTVGLVSAIAPGLIALAAKAFDLQVTQDLQTILTVVLYGVGTDYILFLLFRYRERLRAGEEPKQALITAAGRVAEVIVSAAGAIVVSFSALLLAVFGGFKSLGPGLAIAVAVMAFAAITLIPAVVSLLGPKVFWPSKSWQKTPKGAMFKRFGKFTAKRPALVATISGGIMVALALGTLGMKIDYDAFAQLPADTESARAIKDLQTGFPAGALNPTTVYVKSTDGSPLDPAELKQYAGKLAQVDGVGAVLPAAADGSPALLNGDKSVAQINVVLDGAPYASESLDLVDGALKDAAHADAPAGTTTLLGGVTSSYTDIRDANSRDLSVIFPVAGGLIAIILALLLRSLLAPLVLMIAVVLSFFSTTGATVLVFQGAAGHAGVSFSLPIMLYLFVVAIGTDYNILMIARLREEAEEGTDPRTAADLAIEHGGPSVAAAGLILAGTFSSLMLAGMALLTEMGFSVAVGIAISAFVMSIFLVPSVTALLGTKAWWPRKLKTKQPTAEDRTLEPVG, via the coding sequence GTGTTCAACCGACTCGGACGGTTCGTCGTCCACCACCCGTGGAAGGTGATCGCCGCCTGGGTGATCGCGGCGGTCGCCGTGCTCGCCTTCGCGCCGACGCTCGCCGACGTCACCAGCAAGGACCAGGCCAGCTTCCTGCCCGACTCCTACGAGTCGGTCCAGGCGCAGAAGCTGGCGTCCGACGCGTTCGGCCAGACCAACGACGCGACCGCGAGCATCGTGGTCAAGCGGACCGCCGGCGGCGAGCTGTCCGCGGCCGACCAGGCCGAGGTGACCGGCCTCGCGAAGGCGATCACCGACGCGAAGATCGACCGCGTCACCGCCGCGGTCTCCGGCCCCCAGGCCCTCTCGCCGAACAAGCAGGTCCAGCTGGTCAGCGTCGGCCTCAAGGGTCTGGCCGACGACCAGGCCGTGCTCGACGCCGTACAGAAGGTCCGTGACCTCGCCGGGCCCGCGCTCGCCGACAGCGGACTGCAGTACGGCGTGACCGGCGACGCCGCGCTCTACCTCGACAACCAGGACGCCTTCGAGAACGCGTTCGTCGTGGTCGGCGTCGCGACCCTCGTCCTGATCGTCGGACTGCTGCTGTTCATCTACCGCAGCCCGGTCGCGGCGCTGCTGCCGATCCTCACCGTCGGCCTGGTCAGCGCGATCGCGCCCGGCCTGATCGCCCTGGCCGCCAAGGCGTTCGACCTGCAGGTCACCCAGGACCTGCAGACCATCCTGACCGTCGTCCTGTACGGCGTGGGCACCGACTACATCCTGTTCCTGCTCTTCCGGTACCGCGAACGCCTGCGCGCCGGCGAGGAGCCGAAGCAGGCCCTGATCACCGCGGCCGGCCGGGTCGCCGAGGTGATCGTCTCCGCGGCCGGCGCGATCGTGGTCTCGTTCAGCGCGCTGCTGCTGGCGGTCTTCGGCGGGTTCAAGAGCCTCGGCCCGGGCCTGGCGATCGCCGTCGCGGTGATGGCGTTCGCGGCGATCACGCTGATCCCGGCGGTCGTCTCGCTGCTCGGCCCGAAGGTGTTCTGGCCGTCGAAGTCGTGGCAGAAGACGCCGAAGGGCGCGATGTTCAAGCGGTTCGGCAAGTTCACCGCCAAGCGTCCGGCCCTGGTCGCGACGATCTCCGGCGGCATCATGGTCGCGCTCGCGCTCGGCACGCTCGGGATGAAGATCGACTACGACGCGTTCGCCCAGCTGCCGGCCGACACCGAGTCGGCCCGCGCGATCAAGGACCTGCAGACCGGCTTCCCGGCCGGCGCGCTGAACCCCACGACCGTCTACGTGAAGAGCACCGACGGCAGCCCGCTCGACCCGGCCGAGCTGAAGCAGTACGCCGGCAAGCTCGCGCAGGTCGACGGCGTCGGCGCGGTCCTGCCCGCCGCGGCCGACGGCTCCCCCGCGCTGCTGAACGGGGACAAATCCGTTGCCCAGATCAACGTCGTACTGGACGGAGCGCCGTACGCGTCGGAGTCTCTCGACCTGGTCGACGGCGCCCTGAAGGACGCGGCACACGCCGACGCCCCCGCCGGTACGACGACCCTGCTCGGCGGCGTGACCTCGTCGTACACCGACATCCGCGACGCCAACAGCCGCGACCTGTCGGTGATCTTCCCGGTCGCCGGCGGCCTGATCGCGATCATCCTGGCGCTGCTGCTGCGCAGTCTGCTGGCGCCGCTGGTGCTGATGATCGCGGTGGTGCTGAGCTTCTTCAGTACGACGGGCGCCACGGTCCTGGTCTTCCAGGGCGCCGCCGGCCACGCCGGGGTGTCGTTCTCGCTGCCGATCATGCTCTACCTGTTCGTCGTTGCCATCGGCACCGACTACAACATCCTGATGATCGCCCGGCTGCGCGAGGAAGCCGAGGAAGGTACCGATCCACGGACCGCGGCCGACCTCGCGATCGAGCACGGCGGCCCGTCGGTCGCGGCGGCCGGCCTGATCCTGGCCGGCACGTTCTCCTCGCTGATGCTGGCCGGGATGGCACTGCTCACCGAGATGGGCTTCTCGGTCGCCGTCGGGATCGCGATCTCCGCGTTCGTGATGTCGATCTTCCTGGTGCCCAGCGTCACCGCCCTGCTCGGTACGAAGGCGTGGTGGCCGCGCAAGCTGAAGACCAAGCAGCCGACCGCCGAGGACCGGACGCTGGAGCCGGTCGGCTGA